GCCGCGGACTTCACCTGGACGGCCACGACCGACGCGGTCGAGCGCGTCTACCGGCGGGTGCGCGGATGACGCTCACGCTGCAGCGCCCGGTCGCGGCACCACCCCGGCGCGCGTTCCCGGCGCTGCCCGTGGTGGCGCTGACCGCGCTGGTGCTGCTGCACGCGCTGGTGCTGGCCGGCGCGCCGGCCGTGCCGCGCACCGCGGTCGGGCTGCCGCTGGTCGTGCTGCTGCCCGGCGCGCTGCTGCTGCGCGCCCTCGGCGTCCGGCGGCGCGGCGTCGAGCTGCTCTTCCTCGCGGTCGTGATGTCGCTGGCGGTGCTGCTGGCGACCGCGACCGCGCTGGCACTCGCGGGCCGGCTCAGCCCGCTCGACTGCCTGATCGGATTGGACCTCACCCTGGTGGTGCTGGCTGTGGCGGCTGCGGTGCGCGGTCGCCATCACGCCCGTGCCGGCGAGGACGGCCGGGTGCCGGTGGGTCGGAGCCCGGCCCCGGTCGTCCTCGTGACCGCGGCCACGGTCGGTGCCGGCGCGGTGGCCGTGCTGCTCGCGGCGCTCGGCGCGGCGCGGCTCAACGCCGGTGACGGGCCGCAGGTGTCGCTCGCCGCGCTCGCGGCCGTGCTGGCCGCGGTGGCCGGTGCGGCGCACGCGGCCGGCCGGCGCCGCACCGGGGTCGCGGTGACCGCGCTGTACCTCGCCGGGCTCGCCGTGCTGCTCGGCACGTCGCTGCGCGGCACCGGCGTGACCGGCCACGACATCAAGATCGAGTACCACGTGCTGGTGGACGTGCTGGAGGCCGGGCGATGGCGGCCCGGCGGCACCTACCCGGGCTACAACTCCTGCCTGAGCCTGACCACGCTGCCGGCGTTCCTCACCCGGCTGTTCGGGACGGCGCCGCTGGACGTGTTCCGGGTCGTCTACCAGCTGATCTTCGCGCTCGCCCCGGTCGGCGCGTTCCTGCTGGCCCGGCGCCTGCTGCCACCGGTCGCCGCGGTGCTCGCGGCCGGGCTGTTCATCGCGTTCCCCACGTTCGTCAACGACATGCCGATGCTGAACCGGCAGGAGCTGGCGCTGCTGTTCTTCCTGGTGCTGCTGCTCGCGCTGCTGGACGCCCGCGGGCCGCGCGGCCCCCGGATCGCGCTGCTGCTGATCGCGGCCGCCGGGCTGACCGTGTCGCACTACTCCAGCACCGCGGTCGCGGTGGCGCTGCTGTCCGTCGCGGCGACACTGCGGCTGATCCGCCGGCGGGTGCCCGCCACCACGGACGGCGTGCGCCGGCCACCGGCGCTGGCGTGGCCGGCCGGGGCGCTGGCCGTGATGCTGGTCGGCTGGGCGGTCTGCACCGGCAGCGCGCCCGCGTTCGCGACCGGGCTGGCCGAGACCGGCCGGGCGATCGGCGCCCGCGCGGCCGTCCTGTCCGACTCCACCCGCTATCTGCGCCCCGGCACGGACGCACCGGACGACCGGGCCGCGCTGACGTCCTATGTGGAGGTGCTCGGCGCCGAGCGGGAACTGGCACCGGACGCGGCCTGCCCGCCCACGGTGCTGCCGGCCGACGCGCTGCCGCCGACCGGGCTCGGCCGCTCCCTCCAGGCCCCCGGTGCCGCGAACACGCTGCTGCGGCAGGCGGCGATGCTGCTGTTCCTGGGCGGCGCGGTGGCCGGCTGCGCGCTGCTCTGGTGGCGCTCACGCCGCACCGGGCCACCCACGAACCGCGCGATCGGCACCGGATCGGGAGGCGCCGCGGACCCGGCCGGATCGTTCCCGAGCGGTCGCGCCGGGACCGTCGTGGGCCGTGGCGCGTCCCTCACGAGCCGGGTGCGCGACGCCGGGCTGCTCCCGCGCCGCGGCCGGCACGCCGGGTCCGTCACGAGCGGGGGACCGCACGGAGCGCGGCCCACGGTCCGGGTCGCCGCCGAACTCGGCACGGCCGCGCTGGTGCTGCTCGGCGTCGCCGTGATCGCACCGCAGATCACCGACTCCTACGGGCTGCTGCGCCTCTACCAGCAGATGCTGCCGCTGCTCGGCGCGGCCGCGCTGCTGGCGCTGTGCGCGCTGCCCGGCCTGACGGCGACCGCGCGGTCCGGCCTGGCGACCGCGCTCGTCATCGTGGTGCTCGCCTCCACCAGCGGCCTCGTTCCGCGGCTGACCGGCGGATACCCGCCACAACTGAACCTCGCCGACGCCGGGCCCTACTACCACGCCTGGTACGCCACGGACGCGCACGCCCGCGACGCCGCCGCCGTCGAACGCGCGCTGCCACCCGGCGCGCCGCTGCTCGCCGACAGCCGGGTGTCCGCGCTGCTGCGCACCTACACGGAGCTGGAGCCGGTCGAGGGCATCGCGCCCGGCGTGCTCTGGCGCGACGCCTACCTGGCCGTCCGCGCGGACGGCGTGACCACCGCGGTGATCGGCGAACGGGTGGTGCGCTACACCTATCCGCCGGGCTGCCTGACCGGCGGGCGCACGCTGCTCGCCACCGCCGGCAGCCTCCAGGTGTGGAGCCCCGCATGAGCGCCGCCGTCCGCATCCTGCACGTGATCAACCTGGGTACCACGTGCGGTGGCGCCGAGCGCCTCGCGGCCGCGCTCGCCGCCGTGCAACGCGACCGGGGCCACCAGGTCCGGGTGCTGTCCAGCGACCGGGACGGCGACGGCGTCCGGTTCAGCGACGTCACCTGGCCGCAGCGCACCGGCGGGCCGTGGTGGCGCCGCCTCGCCGGCCTGGTCCGCAACCCGGCCGCCGCGGACGCGCTCGTCGCCGAGGTCCGGCAGTGGCGCCCGGACGTGGTCCACCTGCACACGGTCGGCCTGCTCTCGCCGAGCGCGCTGCGGGCGCTCGCCGGCGTGCCGACCGTCCACACGCTGCACGGGCCGGAGCCGTTCCTGCGCCGCACCGCCCGGTACTGCATGCCGGCCGCCTACCAGCGGCCCGACTCCCCGGCCCGGCTCACCTGGCGCGGCCGGCTCTGGCTGCTGCTGATCTCGGTGCTGCTCGGCCCGCTCTGGCGGCGCGCGCTGCGCGTCGTCGACCTGCGGATCGCGCCGAGCCGCTACATCGCCGGCCTGGCCGGCGGCCCGACCGTGATCGTGCCGAACGGCCTCACCACCGTGACACCGGCCTTCACGCCGACCGCGCCGGTGGCCTTCACGCCAACCGCGCCGGTGGCCTTCACGCCGACCGCGCCGGTGGCCTTCACGCCAATCGCGCCGGCGGCCTCCGTGCCGGCCGTATCGGCGGCTTCTGCCGGCGGAGTCCCGGCGGTTCCGGTGCGGGCACCTGCGGTACCCACCCCGACCGCCGCTCTCGTTCCGCCCGCGGTCCCCACTCCGCCCGCGGGCCCGGCGGCGGGACCGGAGCCGGGCCCGGCCACGGCGGACGACGGCTCGGGACCGGACCGGGCCGGCGGCCGCGTGGTGTTCGCGGGCCGGCTCGTACCCGCGAAGGGTCCTCAGGTTCTGGTGGAGGCCGTGCCGCGGCTGCTGGAGATCGCACCCGGCGCGCGCGTCACGATCTGCGGCGACGGGCCGCTGCTGCCGTCGCTGCGCCGCCGCATCGACGAACTCGGCGTCGGCCACGCGGTCGAGCTGACCGGCTGGCTCGACCCGGCCGCCGTCGCCGCCCGGATCGCCGCGGCGGACGTGGTCGCCGTACCGTCGATCTGGCCCGAGGGTTTCGGGCTGACCTGTCTCGAGGCGCTCGCCGCCGGCCGGGCCGTGGTCGCCTCCGACGTCGGCGCGCTCGGTGAGCTGATCACGCCGGGCCGCACCGGCCTGCTGGTCCCGGCGGGCAACCCGGACGCGCTCGCCGGCGCGGCCGGGCTGCTGCTCGGCAACGCGCCGCTGCGCGACCGGCTCGGCACGGCCGGGCGCGCGCTGAGCGACGACTTCGGCATGGCCGCGCACCACACCGCGGTCCTCACCGCCTACACGACCGCGATGACCCGCGAACCCGCCCGCGCCGGCGTCCTGGCCCGGCTGCGGGACGACAGCCTGCTGCGCAACTCCGTGATGCTGCTCGCCGCCACCGTCGCGCTGGCCGGCGGCGGGTTCGTGTTCTGGCAGATGGTGGCGCGGCTGTTCACCCCAGCCGCGGTCGGCGAGGCCAGCGCGCTGATCTCCGTCTCCACGCTGCTGGCCAACGTCGCGCTGCTCGGCATGAACAACTCGCTGATCCGCTACCTGGACCGGTGGCCTGACCCGGCCCGCACGGTCAACACCGGCGTGTTCCTGGTCGCCGCCGCCGCGACCGCCGGCGCGACCGGGTTCGTGCTGGCCGCGCCGGTGCTGCTGCCCGGCGTCGCGGCCGAGCTGACCCCGGCCCGGTCGGCCGTGTTCGTGGCGCTGACCGTGGCCGCCGCGCTCGGCATGCTCTACGACAACGTGTTCGTGGCGCTGCGGCGGACCGGGCACATCCTGTCCCGCAACGTGCTGGTCGTGGCGCTGCGGCTGGTCCTGCCCGGGCTGCTGGCCGGGCTGGGCGCGTTCGGTGTGTTCGGCGCGTACTGGCTGGCGTTCGCGGTCGCGCTGGTGCCGAACCTGGTGGTGCTCGGCCGGACGTTCCGGTTGCGGGCGGCCGGCAGCGTGCGGCGGCTGCGCGACATGTGGCGGTACTCGATCGGCACGCACCTGTCGTCGATCATCCTGATGCTGCCGACGCTGCTGATGCCGGCGCTGGTCACCGCGCGCGCCGGTGCGGAGGCCGCCGGCCGGTTCTACATCGCGGCGCTGGTCGCCAGCGTGCTGCTGTTCGTGCCGCAGGCGGTCGGCCGGGGACTGTTCGCGGAGGCGCAGGCGGACGGCGGGCGGGCCGGCGACCACCTGCCCCGCGTGCTGCGGCTGACCGCGCTGACCCAGCTGCCGCTGCTGGTGTTGCTGATCGTGGCCGGCTGGCCGCTGCTGCGCGTGTTCGGCGACGTGTACGCGGACGCGTACCCGCTGCTGATCCTGCTCGCGGTCGCGAACGCGCTGAACTCGGTCGGCTACGTGGGCAGCACGCTGCTGCTGGTCGCCGGCCGAACCCGGCTGCTGTGCCTGCTCTCCGGCGCCGCCTACGGGATCGCCGTGGCCGGCGGCTGGCTGGTCGCGCCGTACGGCCTGCTCTGGATCGGCGGCGCTCTGCTGGCCGGCGAGATCGTGCTCGCGGCCGGTTACACCTGGGTGATCCACACCGCGGTCCGCGACGGCCGGCGCCGCACGGCGGCCGCGAACGGCTGCGATCCGGCGGTCGCGAACGGCCGCGATCCGGCGGTGGCCGTGGATGACCGCGGGCGGACGGCGGCCGCGGAGAGCTCCGAGCGGAATCCGACCGTCGCAGGTCGGGAGTGGACGGACGGGGCGGAAGGCCGACAGCGGCCGGCGGCGACGGGTGGCCGGGAACCGACAGCGGCGGCCGACCGTCGGGAGCGGACATCGACGTCGCACGGTCGTGAGTGGACCGAGTCGGACGGCCCGGCACCGGCGGCAGCGGACGACCGGCCGGGCGGCCCGGATCGCTCGGTGGCGGACCGCGACCGGCGGGGCCGACGGTGAGTCGCGACCGGCCGGGGCCGATGGTGAGCCGCGACCGGCCGGGGCCGACGGTGAGCCGAAACCGGCGGGGCCGGCCGTGAGCGGCCGGCCCGGCTCCCCGGTGCGGGGCGTCGCCCGGCGTCTGGTGCAGGCGTCCGGGACGCGCTGGCGCCGCCGGGTCGCCGCGCGCGCGGCCGACGCCACGGACACGCTCACCGGCCGCGCGCTGATGGTC
This genomic window from Catenuloplanes niger contains:
- a CDS encoding glycosyltransferase, with protein sequence MSAAVRILHVINLGTTCGGAERLAAALAAVQRDRGHQVRVLSSDRDGDGVRFSDVTWPQRTGGPWWRRLAGLVRNPAAADALVAEVRQWRPDVVHLHTVGLLSPSALRALAGVPTVHTLHGPEPFLRRTARYCMPAAYQRPDSPARLTWRGRLWLLLISVLLGPLWRRALRVVDLRIAPSRYIAGLAGGPTVIVPNGLTTVTPAFTPTAPVAFTPTAPVAFTPTAPVAFTPIAPAASVPAVSAASAGGVPAVPVRAPAVPTPTAALVPPAVPTPPAGPAAGPEPGPATADDGSGPDRAGGRVVFAGRLVPAKGPQVLVEAVPRLLEIAPGARVTICGDGPLLPSLRRRIDELGVGHAVELTGWLDPAAVAARIAAADVVAVPSIWPEGFGLTCLEALAAGRAVVASDVGALGELITPGRTGLLVPAGNPDALAGAAGLLLGNAPLRDRLGTAGRALSDDFGMAAHHTAVLTAYTTAMTREPARAGVLARLRDDSLLRNSVMLLAATVALAGGGFVFWQMVARLFTPAAVGEASALISVSTLLANVALLGMNNSLIRYLDRWPDPARTVNTGVFLVAAAATAGATGFVLAAPVLLPGVAAELTPARSAVFVALTVAAALGMLYDNVFVALRRTGHILSRNVLVVALRLVLPGLLAGLGAFGVFGAYWLAFAVALVPNLVVLGRTFRLRAAGSVRRLRDMWRYSIGTHLSSIILMLPTLLMPALVTARAGAEAAGRFYIAALVASVLLFVPQAVGRGLFAEAQADGGRAGDHLPRVLRLTALTQLPLLVLLIVAGWPLLRVFGDVYADAYPLLILLAVANALNSVGYVGSTLLLVAGRTRLLCLLSGAAYGIAVAGGWLVAPYGLLWIGGALLAGEIVLAAGYTWVIHTAVRDGRRRTAAANGCDPAVANGRDPAVAVDDRGRTAAAESSERNPTVAGREWTDGAEGRQRPAATGGREPTAAADRRERTSTSHGREWTESDGPAPAAADDRPGGPDRSVADRDRRGRR
- a CDS encoding glycosyltransferase family 39 protein; its protein translation is MTLTLQRPVAAPPRRAFPALPVVALTALVLLHALVLAGAPAVPRTAVGLPLVVLLPGALLLRALGVRRRGVELLFLAVVMSLAVLLATATALALAGRLSPLDCLIGLDLTLVVLAVAAAVRGRHHARAGEDGRVPVGRSPAPVVLVTAATVGAGAVAVLLAALGAARLNAGDGPQVSLAALAAVLAAVAGAAHAAGRRRTGVAVTALYLAGLAVLLGTSLRGTGVTGHDIKIEYHVLVDVLEAGRWRPGGTYPGYNSCLSLTTLPAFLTRLFGTAPLDVFRVVYQLIFALAPVGAFLLARRLLPPVAAVLAAGLFIAFPTFVNDMPMLNRQELALLFFLVLLLALLDARGPRGPRIALLLIAAAGLTVSHYSSTAVAVALLSVAATLRLIRRRVPATTDGVRRPPALAWPAGALAVMLVGWAVCTGSAPAFATGLAETGRAIGARAAVLSDSTRYLRPGTDAPDDRAALTSYVEVLGAERELAPDAACPPTVLPADALPPTGLGRSLQAPGAANTLLRQAAMLLFLGGAVAGCALLWWRSRRTGPPTNRAIGTGSGGAADPAGSFPSGRAGTVVGRGASLTSRVRDAGLLPRRGRHAGSVTSGGPHGARPTVRVAAELGTAALVLLGVAVIAPQITDSYGLLRLYQQMLPLLGAAALLALCALPGLTATARSGLATALVIVVLASTSGLVPRLTGGYPPQLNLADAGPYYHAWYATDAHARDAAAVERALPPGAPLLADSRVSALLRTYTELEPVEGIAPGVLWRDAYLAVRADGVTTAVIGERVVRYTYPPGCLTGGRTLLATAGSLQVWSPA